The following are encoded in a window of Chryseobacterium sp. genomic DNA:
- the infA gene encoding translation initiation factor IF-1 — MAKQKHIEQDGVITEALSNAQFRVELENGHVLIAHISGKMRMHYIKLLPGDKVKLEMSPYDLSKGRITFRY, encoded by the coding sequence ATGGCTAAGCAAAAACATATTGAACAGGACGGCGTAATTACGGAAGCACTTTCGAATGCGCAGTTCCGTGTGGAATTGGAAAATGGGCATGTTTTAATTGCCCATATTTCCGGTAAAATGAGAATGCACTATATCAAGCTGCTGCCCGGTGATAAGGTAAAGCTTGAAATGTCTCCCTATGATTTGTCAAAGGGAAGAATCACGTTCAGATACTAA
- the rpmJ gene encoding 50S ribosomal protein L36, translating into MKVRASIKKRSADCKIVRRKGVLFVINKKNPKFKQRQG; encoded by the coding sequence ATGAAAGTTAGAGCATCTATTAAAAAAAGAAGTGCTGATTGCAAGATTGTTCGTCGTAAGGGCGTTCTGTTTGTAATCAACAAGAAAAACCCAAAATTTAAACAAAGACAAGGCTAA
- the rpsM gene encoding 30S ribosomal protein S13 has product MARISGIDLPKNKRGVIGLTYIYGIGRSTSSEILKNAGISEDKKVNEWNDDELAAIRNYITENIKVEGELRSEVQLNIKRLMDIGCQRGIRHRLGLPLRGQRTKNNSRTRKGRRKTVANKKKASK; this is encoded by the coding sequence ATGGCGAGAATTTCCGGTATTGATTTACCAAAAAACAAAAGAGGAGTTATCGGTTTAACTTACATCTACGGGATCGGAAGAAGCACTTCTTCAGAAATCCTTAAGAATGCCGGTATCAGCGAAGACAAAAAAGTCAACGAATGGAATGACGATGAATTGGCCGCAATCAGAAACTACATCACCGAAAACATTAAGGTTGAAGGTGAACTGCGTTCTGAAGTGCAACTGAACATTAAGCGATTGATGGACATTGGGTGCCAACGAGGAATACGTCACAGACTCGGATTACCTTTAAGAGGCCAAAGAACGAAAAACAATTCTAGAACCCGTAAAGGAAGAAGAAAAACTGTTGCTAATAAGAAAAAGGCAAGTAAATAA
- the rpsK gene encoding 30S ribosomal protein S11: MAKQNKVVKKRKVKVEAIGEAHIQASFNNIIISLTNKAGEVISWASAGKMGFRGSKKNTPFAAQMAAENCAAVAHEAGLRRVKVFVKGPGQGRESAIRTIHNSGIEVSEIVDVTPMPHNGCRPPKRRRV; the protein is encoded by the coding sequence ATGGCAAAACAAAATAAAGTAGTTAAGAAAAGAAAAGTAAAGGTAGAGGCCATCGGTGAAGCACACATCCAGGCATCTTTCAACAATATTATTATTTCTTTAACAAATAAAGCCGGAGAGGTGATCTCTTGGGCTTCTGCCGGTAAAATGGGTTTCAGAGGTTCTAAGAAAAACACTCCGTTTGCAGCTCAGATGGCTGCAGAAAACTGCGCTGCTGTAGCCCACGAAGCGGGTCTCAGAAGAGTAAAAGTGTTCGTAAAAGGTCCTGGTCAGGGTAGAGAATCTGCCATCAGAACGATTCACAATTCCGGAATTGAAGTTAGTGAGATTGTAGATGTAACTCCGATGCCGCATAACGGTTGCAGACCTCCTAAAAGAAGAAGAGTATAA
- the rpsD gene encoding 30S ribosomal protein S4: MARYIGPKTKIARKFGAAIYGDDKSFERRKNQPPGQHGPTRRRNAKKSEYAVQLMEKQKAKYTYGILERQFSNLFDRATRAKGVTGEILLQLCESRLDNVVYRIGFAKTRAGARQLVSHRHVTVNGELVNIPSYILKAGDVVAIREKSKSLEIITDALASKANYEWLQFNDEKKESTFLSAPERIQIPEDIKEQLIVELYNK, translated from the coding sequence ATGGCAAGATATATTGGACCTAAAACCAAGATTGCAAGAAAGTTCGGCGCCGCTATCTATGGTGACGACAAAAGCTTCGAAAGAAGAAAAAACCAACCACCGGGACAGCATGGACCTACCAGAAGGAGAAATGCCAAAAAATCTGAGTATGCAGTACAGCTTATGGAAAAGCAGAAAGCTAAGTATACTTACGGTATCCTGGAAAGACAGTTCTCAAACCTTTTCGACAGAGCAACAAGAGCGAAAGGTGTAACTGGTGAAATCCTTTTACAGCTTTGCGAATCAAGATTGGACAACGTAGTTTACAGAATTGGTTTCGCTAAAACCAGAGCCGGCGCAAGACAGCTGGTATCTCACAGACACGTAACCGTGAATGGTGAGTTGGTAAACATTCCTTCTTATATCCTTAAGGCAGGTGATGTGGTAGCAATCAGAGAAAAATCCAAATCTCTGGAAATTATTACAGATGCTCTGGCCTCCAAGGCAAACTACGAATGGTTGCAGTTTAACGATGAGAAAAAGGAAAGTACTTTCCTTTCAGCTCCTGAGAGAATTCAGATTCCTGAAGACATCAAAGAGCAGCTTATCGTCGAGCTTTACAACAAATAA
- a CDS encoding DNA-directed RNA polymerase subunit alpha: MAILQFIKPDKVILLSSDDFKGQFEFRPLESGFGLTIGNALRRVLLSSLEGYAISSIKIEGVEHEFSTIPGVIEDVTEIILNLKQLRLKALGENQTAEQVVAKVSGQSVVTGADLGKSMNGFEVLNPDLVICNMNQDVNFEITFNIEKGRGYVPSEQNKSGTAPLGTIAIDSIFTPIKKVKYAIENYRVEQKTDYEKLILDIETDGSITPQNALTEASKILIYHFMLFSDERITLETEAVKASIQYDEETLHTRQLLKSKLADMDLSVRALNCLKAAEVETLGELVSYSKSDLMKFRNFGKKSLTELEELVHAKGLNFGFDVAKYKLDADK, from the coding sequence ATGGCAATTTTACAATTCATAAAACCCGATAAAGTAATTCTATTAAGCTCCGACGATTTTAAAGGTCAGTTTGAATTCAGACCTCTTGAGTCGGGTTTCGGACTTACGATCGGTAATGCTTTGAGAAGAGTTTTGCTTTCTTCTCTGGAAGGATATGCTATTTCTTCAATCAAAATAGAAGGGGTAGAGCACGAGTTTTCAACAATTCCAGGTGTTATTGAAGATGTTACAGAAATTATTCTGAATCTGAAACAACTGCGCCTGAAGGCTCTTGGAGAAAATCAGACCGCTGAGCAGGTAGTTGCTAAAGTTTCCGGACAGTCTGTTGTTACAGGTGCAGATCTTGGTAAATCCATGAACGGATTCGAAGTTCTGAATCCGGATCTGGTGATCTGTAATATGAACCAGGACGTAAACTTCGAGATTACTTTCAATATTGAAAAGGGTAGAGGTTATGTTCCTTCCGAACAGAACAAATCCGGCACAGCTCCTTTGGGAACCATAGCCATCGATTCTATCTTTACTCCCATCAAAAAGGTGAAGTATGCAATTGAAAACTATCGTGTTGAGCAAAAAACAGACTACGAAAAACTTATACTGGATATTGAAACCGATGGATCCATTACTCCGCAGAATGCTTTAACCGAAGCTTCCAAGATTCTGATCTATCACTTTATGCTGTTCTCCGATGAAAGGATTACCCTGGAAACGGAAGCCGTAAAAGCTTCAATTCAGTATGATGAAGAAACTTTACATACAAGACAGCTCCTTAAATCCAAACTTGCCGATATGGACCTTTCCGTAAGAGCTTTGAATTGCCTGAAAGCTGCTGAAGTGGAAACACTGGGTGAACTGGTTTCTTACAGTAAGTCTGATCTGATGAAGTTCAGGAATTTTGGTAAAAAATCCCTGACGGAGTTGGAAGAATTAGTACACGCAAAAGGTCTTAACTTCGGTTTCGACGTTGCCAAATATAAGTTAGACGCTGATAAATAA
- the rplQ gene encoding 50S ribosomal protein L17 → MRHGKKFNHLGRTAPHRKAMLSNMACSLIEHKRINTTVAKAKALRVYVEPLLTKAKEDTTHNRRTVFSYLQSKEAVAELFRTVAPKIAERNGGYTRIIKTGFRQGDAADMAMIELVDFNELYNPNEEEKKTTRRSRRTGAAKKETVAAAPVAETAPADDAKTEGNTEGAAESGENKTN, encoded by the coding sequence ATGAGACACGGTAAAAAATTCAATCACTTAGGAAGAACCGCTCCACACAGAAAGGCAATGCTTTCTAATATGGCTTGTTCTCTTATCGAGCATAAAAGAATCAACACTACTGTTGCTAAAGCAAAAGCTTTAAGAGTATATGTTGAACCACTTTTAACAAAAGCAAAAGAAGATACTACACATAACAGAAGAACAGTTTTCTCTTACCTGCAAAGTAAAGAAGCTGTTGCTGAACTTTTCAGAACTGTAGCCCCAAAAATCGCCGAAAGAAACGGTGGTTATACAAGAATCATCAAAACAGGTTTCCGTCAGGGTGATGCTGCGGACATGGCTATGATCGAACTTGTAGACTTCAACGAGCTTTACAATCCGAACGAGGAAGAGAAAAAGACGACAAGAAGAAGCAGAAGAACCGGTGCAGCCAAGAAAGAAACTGTTGCAGCTGCTCCAGTGGCTGAAACTGCTCCTGCTGATGATGCAAAAACCGAAGGTAATACCGAAGGAGCTGCAGAGTCCGGAGAAAACAAGACTAACTAA
- a CDS encoding DUF3575 domain-containing protein → MKLKIFTSAALMCASFAFAQRADTVSTVQIRPENPNIIKTNVTAYAFRNLNLSYERTISKTTSLSASFSVIPSGKVPYVKLFLDGEDIGDVESMVMNYNSITLEPRFYLGKRGYGQGFYLAPYYRYSHGEFSDYRYEFQTIEAGVTETHYVELEGNVTGHSIGVMFGKQWFLGQKKDWVLDFNILGGHYGISKGDLIAVSSQRLTPERQKELQKELDELDVPLVKIDATANENGATAKVSGPWAGLRFGLALGYRF, encoded by the coding sequence ATGAAACTGAAAATCTTTACATCTGCTGCACTAATGTGTGCTTCCTTTGCCTTCGCACAACGGGCCGACACTGTTTCAACGGTTCAGATCCGGCCGGAAAATCCCAATATCATCAAAACCAATGTGACGGCATATGCCTTCCGGAACCTCAACCTGTCCTACGAACGCACCATCAGCAAAACTACGTCACTGTCGGCATCATTTTCAGTCATTCCCTCCGGAAAGGTGCCCTATGTAAAATTGTTTCTGGATGGTGAGGATATTGGCGATGTTGAAAGCATGGTGATGAATTATAACTCCATTACTCTGGAACCACGATTCTATTTGGGGAAGCGCGGTTATGGTCAGGGCTTTTATCTAGCACCTTATTACCGTTATTCACATGGTGAATTCTCGGACTACCGCTACGAATTCCAGACCATAGAAGCGGGTGTAACCGAAACTCATTATGTGGAGCTGGAGGGAAATGTTACTGGTCACAGTATAGGTGTCATGTTCGGCAAACAGTGGTTCCTGGGCCAGAAAAAGGATTGGGTGCTTGACTTTAATATTTTGGGAGGACACTATGGCATTTCCAAAGGCGACCTCATAGCCGTGAGCAGTCAGAGATTAACCCCGGAAAGACAGAAGGAACTTCAGAAAGAACTGGACGAACTGGATGTACCTCTTGTTAAAATTGATGCAACCGCCAATGAGAATGGAGCAACCGCGAAAGTGAGCGGCCCCTGGGCTGGACTCCGTTTCGGCCTGGCCTTGGGCTACCGTTTCTAA
- the eno gene encoding phosphopyruvate hydratase: MSYISYIEARQILDSRGNPTIEVDVFTESGAMGRAAVPSGASTGEHEAVELRDGGSDYLGKGVLKAVENVREVIAPELVGMPVYDQNLIDRIMIDLDGTNNKGSLGANAILGVSLAAAKAAATELRLPLYRYVGGVNANTLPVPMMNVINGGSHSDAPIAFQEFMVMPVKADSFSHALRKGTEIFHSLKSILHGRGLSTAVGDEGGFAPTFSGTEDALDTLLQAIEKAGYKPGDDVMIALDCAASEFYKDGTYDYRKFQTQDSAQFSRSEQVSYLAELASKYPIISIEDGMHEDDWEGWKMLTEKIGDRVQLVGDDLFVTNVERLSRGIKEGIANSILVKVNQIGSLSETMAAVQMAQHNRYTSVMSHRSGETEDYTIADLAVAMNCGQIKTGSASRSDRMSKYNQLLRIEEALGETAVFPGLDAFKVKR; the protein is encoded by the coding sequence ATGAGTTACATTTCGTACATTGAAGCAAGACAGATTCTTGATTCCCGCGGTAATCCGACAATTGAAGTAGATGTTTTCACCGAAAGCGGAGCCATGGGCCGCGCAGCCGTTCCTTCGGGTGCCTCCACAGGCGAGCATGAAGCTGTTGAACTGCGTGACGGTGGCTCAGATTATTTAGGAAAAGGTGTTTTGAAGGCTGTTGAAAATGTGCGTGAAGTAATCGCACCGGAGCTTGTAGGCATGCCTGTGTATGACCAAAATCTTATCGACCGGATTATGATTGATCTGGACGGTACCAATAACAAAGGAAGTCTGGGTGCTAATGCTATCCTTGGTGTTTCGCTTGCGGCAGCCAAAGCAGCAGCAACAGAACTGCGCCTTCCTCTGTACCGTTACGTGGGTGGTGTTAATGCCAATACACTTCCGGTACCGATGATGAATGTAATTAACGGAGGATCGCACTCCGATGCTCCAATTGCGTTCCAGGAATTTATGGTGATGCCGGTAAAAGCAGACTCATTTTCACATGCATTAAGAAAAGGTACGGAAATATTCCACAGCCTGAAATCTATCCTTCACGGGCGTGGACTTTCCACAGCTGTGGGCGACGAAGGTGGTTTTGCACCAACATTCAGCGGAACTGAAGATGCACTGGATACCTTGCTTCAGGCTATTGAAAAAGCAGGCTACAAACCCGGAGACGATGTAATGATTGCTCTGGACTGTGCCGCGTCCGAATTTTATAAGGACGGAACCTACGACTACAGAAAATTCCAGACTCAGGACTCTGCGCAGTTCAGCAGAAGTGAGCAGGTTTCATATCTTGCGGAACTGGCTTCCAAATATCCAATTATTTCCATCGAAGACGGTATGCATGAGGATGACTGGGAAGGTTGGAAAATGCTGACCGAAAAAATCGGTGACCGCGTACAGCTTGTGGGCGACGATTTATTCGTGACCAATGTGGAAAGACTTTCACGCGGAATCAAAGAAGGTATCGCAAACTCAATCCTTGTTAAAGTGAACCAGATCGGTTCCCTGTCTGAAACCATGGCCGCGGTACAGATGGCTCAGCATAACCGTTATACAAGCGTAATGTCCCACCGTTCCGGTGAGACGGAAGATTACACCATCGCTGATCTTGCAGTAGCTATGAACTGTGGTCAGATCAAGACAGGCTCAGCTTCAAGGTCAGACAGAATGTCCAAGTACAACCAGCTTCTTAGAATTGAGGAGGCTTTGGGTGAAACAGCTGTGTTCCCGGGTCTGGATGCCTTCAAGGTAAAAAGATAA
- a CDS encoding citrate synthase codes for MSDNKVVLNYDGKSFEYPIVESTVGDRGIDISKLRDETGLITLDLGYKNTGATLSDITYLDGDKGELYYRGYPIEQIAEKSNFTEVMYLLLHGELPTSEQFGKFENGIKKYNFVADEMKKILDVFPRSAHPMGVLSSLTSALTAFNPKAVNVNSKEEMDEAANMLLAKFSHLCAWTYRKKLGLSINHGDNNLNYVENFYKMCFRRPNMDFELDPVVVGALDKLLILHADHEQNCSTSTVRMVGSAHTGLFASVSAGISALWGPLHGGANQAVIEMLEMIEQDGGDVAKYVEKAKNKDDNFRLMGFGHRVYKSFDPRATIIKKAADDILNSLGIDDKALDIAMQLERVALEDEYFVSRKLYPNVDFYSGIIYRALGIPTEMFTVMFALGRLPGWISQWKEMRLHNDPIGRPRQVYQGAQKRDYVDMNAR; via the coding sequence ATGTCAGATAACAAAGTTGTACTGAACTATGATGGGAAATCATTTGAATATCCTATTGTAGAGAGCACCGTAGGTGACAGAGGAATTGATATTTCAAAACTGAGAGACGAAACTGGTTTAATCACGCTGGACTTAGGGTATAAAAATACTGGTGCCACTTTAAGTGACATCACCTATCTGGATGGTGACAAAGGTGAACTTTATTACAGAGGTTACCCCATTGAGCAGATTGCCGAAAAATCCAATTTCACAGAGGTGATGTATTTGCTGCTTCACGGCGAACTTCCGACCTCAGAGCAATTTGGCAAATTTGAAAACGGAATTAAAAAATACAATTTCGTAGCTGACGAAATGAAGAAAATCCTGGATGTATTTCCACGCTCAGCACACCCTATGGGAGTTCTTTCTTCGTTAACATCTGCACTTACAGCCTTCAACCCGAAAGCTGTGAATGTAAATTCCAAAGAAGAGATGGATGAAGCAGCAAATATGCTTTTGGCTAAATTCTCTCATCTTTGTGCGTGGACTTACCGTAAAAAATTAGGTCTTTCTATCAATCACGGCGATAACAACCTGAACTATGTAGAGAACTTCTACAAAATGTGTTTCCGTCGTCCGAACATGGATTTCGAATTGGATCCTGTTGTGGTAGGAGCTTTGGATAAATTATTAATCCTTCACGCAGACCATGAGCAAAACTGTTCCACTTCTACGGTAAGAATGGTAGGTTCTGCCCATACAGGTCTTTTCGCTTCAGTTTCAGCAGGTATTTCTGCACTATGGGGCCCGCTTCACGGTGGTGCTAATCAGGCAGTGATTGAAATGCTTGAAATGATTGAGCAGGATGGTGGTGATGTGGCTAAATATGTTGAAAAAGCGAAAAACAAGGACGATAACTTCCGCTTAATGGGCTTCGGACACAGAGTTTACAAAAGTTTCGATCCGCGCGCAACAATTATCAAGAAAGCCGCAGACGATATCCTGAACTCTCTGGGTATTGATGACAAAGCTTTGGACATCGCCATGCAGCTTGAAAGAGTAGCACTGGAAGATGAGTATTTCGTAAGCCGTAAACTGTACCCGAATGTAGATTTCTACTCCGGAATCATCTACAGGGCTTTAGGTATTCCAACCGAAATGTTTACTGTAATGTTTGCATTGGGCAGACTGCCGGGATGGATTTCCCAGTGGAAAGAGATGCGTTTGCATAACGACCCGATCGGAAGACCAAGACAGGTTTACCAGGGCGCTCAAAAACGCGATTACGTAGATATGAACGCGAGATAG
- a CDS encoding DUF2200 domain-containing protein yields MKSTSHHDDRITQMTFASVYPHYVIKVEKKGRSSSELHQVIEWLTGYDETILRQHINSKTTFADFFESANLNPKAELITGSICGYKIQEIENPLTRKVRYLDKLVDELAKGKTLEKILRK; encoded by the coding sequence ATGAAAAGTACTTCACATCATGACGACCGCATAACCCAAATGACCTTTGCTTCAGTATATCCACACTATGTTATCAAAGTTGAAAAGAAAGGGAGAAGCAGTAGCGAGTTACATCAGGTAATTGAGTGGCTTACAGGCTATGATGAAACTATATTGCGACAACACATCAACAGTAAAACCACTTTCGCTGATTTTTTTGAGTCGGCTAATCTAAATCCCAAGGCCGAGTTGATTACAGGTAGTATTTGCGGTTACAAAATTCAGGAGATTGAAAATCCGCTAACCAGAAAAGTGCGGTACCTGGATAAGTTGGTTGATGAACTTGCCAAAGGAAAAACACTTGAGAAAATATTAAGAAAATGA